In a single window of the Streptomyces sp. NBC_00353 genome:
- a CDS encoding iron chaperone, whose amino-acid sequence MNSTESSSTHEGFTAEERAAMKDHAQELKRAARRSSRADKAAEAERDVLAKIAEMQDSDRIMAERVHAVISASAPVLAPKLWYGMPAYALDGKVVCFFQSAEKFKARYATLGFSDQAKLDEGTMWAAGFALTEVTAEVEARIGALVKQAVS is encoded by the coding sequence ATGAACAGCACCGAAAGCAGCAGCACGCACGAGGGATTCACGGCCGAGGAGCGGGCCGCGATGAAGGACCACGCCCAGGAGCTGAAGAGGGCGGCCCGCCGCAGTTCGCGCGCGGACAAGGCGGCGGAGGCGGAGCGGGACGTGCTCGCGAAGATCGCCGAGATGCAGGACTCGGACCGGATCATGGCCGAACGCGTCCATGCCGTCATCTCAGCCAGCGCCCCGGTCCTCGCGCCCAAGCTCTGGTACGGGATGCCCGCCTACGCGTTGGACGGCAAGGTCGTGTGCTTCTTTCAGAGCGCGGAGAAGTTCAAGGCGCGCTACGCGACGCTCGGGTTCAGCGACCAGGCGAAGCTGGACGAGGGCACGATGTGGGCGGCCGGTTTCGCCCTGACCGAGGTAACTGCCGAGGTGGAGGCGCGGATCGGTGCGCTCGTGAAGCAGGCAGTGAGCTGA